From Anopheles darlingi chromosome 2, idAnoDarlMG_H_01, whole genome shotgun sequence, the proteins below share one genomic window:
- the LOC125959072 gene encoding fibroblast growth factor receptor homolog 1-like isoform X1 — MLSTEVNHLPGGVLCRVATALLLLLLLLVSSHVGQVSTYKLSSSDPDTIRINLGNRKLVKETVPLYTKLVIKCNFDSPIWYRNGKLIPNDPKRSKSLRFESVRKTDAGYYSCGSVYNEWSNLTLSVFSRETDHYQSDGAVGVANLERKSLQGAVPAALDPTDIDDNELKEGPPRLLGGTEQRSHLQQEVREVGGSYRLQCDAVGQPEPYIRWLKNGKEYQDNLQESTIVFRQLVSSDAGVYVCQVCNRHGCVNSTTVLEVRDHQDVAYLQHNNMESHSQLQEDLQTAQEQEKPRKMQLFSGASSNHQTGGGVDEDEDEDDENDEGAPSQDGMDDNHEDNKMNNGGATNRSTTPPVDSAPYFVKKEHMAKLVPKPSGSFVRLRCPAEGYPKPNITWTKDGRDIERSMGQAKKVNWAIVLEDLVPDDSGFYTCHVCNRVGCVNYTTKLEVNDRFPARPHFIEPLRSITALVNTTVVFRSRILSDLEPHIVWGKFRVEDMDNASIPENATMLERDSDNPEELRLVNVTHADEGWYTCVAANSLGASYDSAYLRVVDELPPDDTPTAHPVRTHSVLITVMTFVLCGCFMVLAIVVIVVCKKLKREKMKHRAMEHVNQWTKKVIVLKQAAVEGSIPGMTDALQMPIVRIEKKRSTLVQSGNCDPTMISEYEFPIDLNWEFPRNKLQLGKSLGEGMFGKVVMAEANGLVKGQPSTVVAVKMLKEGHTDADVKDLVCEMEVMKMIGKHVNIINLLGCCCKDGPLYVIVEYAPHGNLKNFLRSHRFGSNYEENNEKEKKILTQKELISFAYQIARGMEHLASRRCIHRDLAARNILVSDNYVMKIADFGLARDIHDQEYYRKTTTGKLPIRWMAPESLEEKFYDSQSDVWSFGVLLWEIMTLGGNPYPSIPTWDNLLEHLKKGKRMEKPPLCSIEIYLFMRECWHYRPEERPTFSEIVQHLDRLVSITSNEEYLDLGLPQLETPPSSDDSDDEDDVDDGEDQIGLEHERVHMYRFNRSYNNDSIY; from the exons GCAACAGGAAGCTCGTGAAGGAGACGGTCCCGCTGTACACGAAGCTGGTCATCAAGTGTAACTTCGACAGCCCCATCTGGTACCGGAACGGCAAGCTGATACCGAACGATCCGAAGCGCTCGAAATC ATTACGATTTGAATCGGTTCGTAAGACGGATGCCGGGTACTACTCGTGTGGCTCGGTGTACAACGAATGGTCCAACCTGACGCTGTCAGTGTTCAGCCGAGAAACGGACCATTATCAAAGCGATGGTGCCGTTGGTGTGGCGAACCTGGAACGCAAGAGCCTCCAGGGAGCAGTACCGGCGGCGCTCGATCCTACCGACATCGACGATAACGAGCTAAAGGAGGGACCACCAAGACTGCTCGGTGGGACGGAACAACGGAGTCATCTCCAGCAGGAGGTACGCGAAGTTGGCGGCTCGTATCGGTTACAGTGTGACGCCGTCGGTCAACCTGAACCATACATTCGATGGCTGAAAAACGGTAAAGAGTACCAGGACAATCTGCAAGAATCGACGATCGTGTTCAGGCAGCTAGTGTCCAGCGATGCCGGGGTTTACGTGTGCCAGGTATGCAACCGACATGGTTGCGTCAACTCGACGACGGTTCTGGAAGTGCGTGATCATCAGGATGTGGCTTATCTGCAACATAACAACATGGAAAGCCATTCGCAGCTACAGGAAGATTTGCAAACCGCCCAGGAGCAAGAGAAGCCACGAAAGATGCAGTTGTTCTCTGGTGCGTCTAGCAACCATCAAACCGGGGGTGGAgtcgatgaagatgaggacgaAGATGACGAGAACGATGAAGGTGCTCCCTCCCAAGACGGGATGGATGATAATCACGAGGACAATAAAATGAATAATGGTGGAGCTACGAATCGTTCAACCACACCACCGGTCGACAGTGCGCCGTACTTTGTGAAGAAGGAGCATATGGCGAAGCTGGTGCCGAAACCTTCCGGTAGTTTCGTCCGTCTGCGATGTCCTGCCGAAGGTTACCCGAAGCCCAACATTACCTGGACGAAAGACGGGCGGGATATTGAGCGTAGCATGGGACAGGCAAAGAAGGTGAACTGGGCGATCGTGCTCGAGGATCTGGTACCGGATGATTCCGGTTTCTACACGTGCCATGTGTGTAATCGAGTAGGATGCGTCAACTACACCACCAAGCTCGAGGTCAATG ACCGCTTTCCGGCACGGCCCCATTTTATTGAGCCACTCCGGAGCATTACCGCTCTGGTGAACACAACGGTCGTCTTCCGCAGTCGAATCCTGTCCGATCTGGAGCCACACATCGTGTGGGGCAAGTTCCGCGTTGAAGATATGGACAACGCGTCAATACCCGAAAACGCTACAATGCTGGAG CGGGATTCAGACAATCCAGAAGAATTAAGACTGGTGAATGTTACTCATGCGGACGAAGGCTGGTATACGTGTGTGGCGGCGAATAGCCTAGGAGCGTCGTATGACAGTGCTTACCTCCGGGTTGTGGACGAATTACCACCGGATGACACACCTACGGCACATCCTGTACGAACCCATTCGGTCCTGATCACGGTGATGACCTTCGTCCTATGCGGGTGCTTCATGGTGCTTGCTATCGTGGTGATTGTGGTGTGCAAGAAGTTGAAGCGAGAAAAGATGAAGCATCGCGCCATGGAGCACGTTAATCAATGGACGAAAAAGGTGATTGTACTGAAGCAGGCCGCTGTCGAGGGTAGCATTCCCGGAATGACGGATGCACTG CAAATGCCGATCGTACGAATTGAGAAGAAACGATCCACGCTGGTGCAGAGTGGCAACTGTGATCCGACAATGATTTCGGAGTACGAATTTCCGATCGATCTGAACTGGGAGTTCCCCAGAAACAAGCTGCAACTGGGCAAGAGCCTTGGCGAGGGTATGTTTGGCAAGGTCGTAATGGCTGAAGCTAATGGCCTGGTCAAAGGACAACCatcgacggtggtggcagtgaaGATGCTGAAAG AGGGTCACACGGATGCGGACGTGAAAGATCTGGTTTGCGAGATGGAGGTGATGAAAATGATCGGAAAACATGTGAACATCATCAATttgcttggttgctgctgcaaagatGGACCATTGTACGTGATCGTGGAATATGCTCCGCATGGCAATCTGAAGAATTTCCTGCGCAGCCACCGTTTCGGTTCGAACTATGaggaaaacaatgaaaaggaaaagaagataCTCACGCAAAAGGAATTGATCTCTTTCGCCTACCAGATAGCGCGAGGAATGGAGCATTTGGCATCGAGGAGG TGCATCCATCGTGATTTGGCGGCGCGAAACATCCTGGTGAGCGATAACTATGTTATGAAAATCGCCGACTTTGGACTGGCCCGGGATATTCACGATCAGGAGTACTAtcggaagacgacgacgggcaaGTTGCCGATTCGCTGGATGGCACCTGAGTCGCTGGAAGAAAAGTTTTACGATTCCCAGAGCGATgt GTGGTCTTTTGGAGTTCTGCTTTGGGAAATTATGACGTTAGGAGGGAATCCGTATCCTTCCATACCTACCTGGGACAATCTGCTGGAACATTTGAAGAAGGGCAAACGGATGGAAAAGCCTCCGCTCTGTTCAATAGAAAT CTACTTATTTATGCGAGAATGTTGGCACTATCGACCAGAGGAACGACCGACGTTCAGTGAAATCGTTCAGCATTTGGATCGCCTCGTGAGCATAACTTCGAACGAGGAATACCTGGACTTGGGGCTGCCCCAACTGGAAACGCCACCATCCAGCGACGACagtgacgatgaagatgatgtggatgatggCGAGGATCAGATTGGTCTAGAGCATGAGCGTGTTCACATGTATCGATTCAATAGAAGCTACAACAACGATAGTATCTATTAA
- the LOC125952114 gene encoding transcriptional adapter 2B, translating to MSASLCTPVLFTELFAKYTCTNCQEDISGIRVHCVVCTDFELCLACFAAGAEIGPHRNDHSYQFMDSGILSIFRGKGGWSAREELHLLDAIEQYGFGNWEDISKHIETRTPEEAKEEYVSKFLNGTIGRHTWQVAVDQRPILTDHTSDDTGPLSQLLIQKLPPMDCTPEEAAALGYMPNRDDFEREYDPTAEQLVSTLSLQPDDEDIDMLLKLAQVDIYTRRLRERARRKRVVRDYQLVANFFRGNMKRARQTRDQREFRERLRTYSQFYTSLEFERLISSLERERALRIRLSELNRYRWNGIQRVDECVHFEQHVAAAQYRNTGPYGHGRTDNRNKGGSGETGKEVCSGSGSHAMGQTGAPSMGPVGTVHGQGAAGSTVRKSESDGRSSSSTGPRHTHHTDGQACSDDSYSSRNCSDSLRESAANPPCSQQQASGLKHRDQHHHNHHAPQHVVGAVGSLAADPAQQPGGQLLTSNEIQLCSSLNMPVTRYLSLKTVLLSRSTLEHGLSSVAESIVKKHLVNSGWLQTSPQN from the exons ATGTCAG CTTCACTCTGCACGCCCGTGCTATTCACAGAACTGTTCGCCAAATACACATGCACGAACTGCCAGGAAGATATTTCGGGAATTCGCGTGCACTGCGTCGTGTGCACGGATTTTGAGTTGTGCCTAGCG tgttttgctgccggtgcggAAATCGGTCCCCATCGCAATGACCATTCCTATCAATTTATGGACTCCGGCATCCTGTCGATATTTCGCGGCAAAGGAGGATGGTCGGCACGCGAGGAACTGCATCTTCTGGATGCGATTGAACAGTACGGGTTCGGCAACTGGGAGGACATCAGCAAACATATCGAGacccggacaccggaggaGGCGAAGGAAGAATATGTGTCCAAGTTTCTCAACGGAACTATCGGTCGTCACACGTGGCAAGTGGCCGTCGATCAGCGGCCCATCCTAACAGATCACACCTCGGACGATACGGGACCGTTAAGCCAGCTGTTGATTCAGAAGTTGCCACCGATGGATTGCACTCCAGAGGAAGCGGCAGCCCTCGGTTACATGCCGAATCGGGATGATTTTGAGCGCGAGTACGATCCCACGGCCGAACAGCTCGTGTCGACTCTATCCTTGCAGCCAGACGACGAGGACATCGATATGTTGCTAAAGCTGGCACAAGTTGATATTTACACCCGACGTTTGCGGGAACGCGCTAGAAGAAAACGCGTTGTACGAGATTATCAACTGGTAGCCAACTTCTTTCGGGGCAATATGAAACGCGCACGACAAACTCGTGATCAGCGGGAATTCCGTGAACGTCTGCGCACCTATTCGCAGTTCTACACGTCGCTCGAATTCGAAAGGTTGATTTCGTCGCTCGAGCGCGAACGAGCGCTCCGCATTCGACTTTCGGAGCTGAATCGATACCGTTGGAACGGTATCCAGCGGGTGGACGAGTGTGTGCACTTCGAGCAACACGTCGCAGCTGCCCAGTACCGCAATACGGGACCATACGGACACGGTCGTACG GACAACCGAAACAAAGGCGGCTCTGGAGAGACCGGCAAAGAGGTATGCTCGGGCTCGGGCAGTCACGCAATGGGCCAAACGGGAGCGCCATCGATGGGCCCAGTGGGGACGGTGCACGGGCAGGGAGCAGCGGGGTCGACGGTaagaaaaagcgaaagcgacgGCCGAAGCTCAAGTTCCACCGGCCCAAGgcacacgcaccacaccgaCGGCCAGGCCTGCTCCGACGACtcatacagcagcagaaactgcTCGGATAGCTTACGAGAGTCAGCAGCGAATCCCCcctgcagccagcagcaggcgagTGGGCTGAAGCATCGGGATCAgcaccatcacaaccaccacgcGCCACAACACGTGGTCGGCGCGGTCGGAAGCCTGGCAGCAGATCCGGCACAACAGCCCGGCGGTCAGCTGCTGACGAGTAACGAAATTCAACTTTGCAGCTCTCTCAACATGCCCGTCACGCGCTATCTCAGCCTCAAGACGGTGCTGCTCAGTCGATCTACGCTCGAACATGGGCTGAGCTCGGTGGCGGAGAGTATCGTAAAGAAACACCTGGTAAACAGTGGCTGGTTGCAAACTAGCCCCCAGAACTAG
- the LOC125959073 gene encoding protein suppressor of hairy wing-like: MALRASRATASKMKEKKEEILVKVRMNGENDIDVVPMEKEIDSNSEEALSDRLDSEPELVTTSDGRMRLELKRSRCCGRCKTPFKTAEALKEHKAVCTGVLDEIQDVIQKERKAAKYANPSEEFRKYCNPNPENPCYCCGEDVSTAHVGHIRCRFCPKSFKAYEYLHRHISSIHATSETYACANCNAKCCSQSVLDEHIKTHNEGKPFSCITCGKDFTRRYHLDRHLKFSNCGTERKETLPCDVCGKVFTRIDNLREHLRSHMGQSVRKRDYQCPHCPKSFYGSSLLNIHIRTHTGEKPFPCDLCPSSFPSTGALRKHRRKHTGERPYRCDECSATFAARETLNRHRKTHTGDKRHVCTECGKRFIQATQLRTHMFKHTGMSDFKCGQCDKMFVRKNQLTEHVMLVHQGKEPFQCDYCDREFLRKEDLQRHMVQHTGERNYECPTCSKTFAVKTALSVHMKTHIIQKPVKCRICHGSFIRNDCLVRHMKAKHREDCQELLEESDESPVAGVANEATVEINGEVYQITSMDEQEAEPILHDEVEVMELDVVAEESVVTTADATIIATADVDDSNKECSGTMLKAVPEFVNVKQESTVVTAKKKRIELQERSNPKTKAEITPTTSLPAANKIRNVRTTTVKVVQKTAASSSSAIKPEKVEPVRESNLTKARALKSRAVPVKRSRPDDDGIPIFLSDAMLMEKISELLEMLIGEEMLKEFGWPKAPVDEVLVRVISRCGQQPAKGEEVGDHTTRMRENTKILFSVTMDDGDVKALLNNHTVDEVIMHVLKSK, encoded by the exons ATGGCCCTCCGTGCTTCTCGAGCTACGGCTTCTAagatgaaggagaaaaaggaggaaattCTGGTGAAGGTGCGGATGAACGGAGAAAACGATATCGATGTAGTGCCCATGGAGAAGGAGATCGACTCGAACTCCGAGGAGGCTCTCTCGGATAGGCTCGATTCGGAACCGGAGCTGGTAACGACGTCCGACGGTCGGATGAGGTTGGAATTGAAGCGCAGCAGGTGCTGTGGTCGATGCAAGACGCCCTTTAAAACAGCAGAG GCCCTGAAGGAACACAAAGCGGTATGCACGGGAGTGCTGGACGAAATACAGGACGTGATCCAGAAGGAGCGCAAAGCCGCCAAATATGCTAACCCGAGCGAGGAGTTCCGCAAGTACTGCAATCCGAACCCAGAAAATCCGTGCTACTGCTGTGGCGAGGACGTAAGCACGGCTCACGTCGGGCATATCCGGTGTCGGTTCTGCCCCAAATCCTTTAAGGCTTACGAGTATCTCCATCGTCACATCAGCTCGATCCACGCAACATCGGAGACGTACGCTTGCGCCAACTGTAATGCCAAGTGTTGCTCCCAGAGTGTCCTGGATGAGCATATAAAGACGCACAACGAGGGTAAACCGTTCTCCTGCATCACTTGCGGTAAGGACTTTACGCGTCGCTATCATCTCGATCGGCACCTGAAGTTCTCGAACTGTGGCACTGAGCGAAAGGAAACGTTGCCGTGTGACGTGTGCGGTAAGGTTTTCACACGCATCGACAATTTGCGCGAGCACTTGCGAAGTCATATGGGGCAGAGTGTGCGCAAGCGGGACTACCAGTGTCCACATTGTCCTAAATCGTTCTACGGGTCGTCGCTGCTCAACATACACATCCGGACGCACACGGGTGAGAAACCGTTCCCGTGTGATCTCTGTCCGAGCTCGTTCCCCTCGACCGGGGCGCTCCGGAAGCATCGACGCAAGCACACCGGAGAACGACCGTACCGGTGTGACGAGTGTTCGGCAACCTTTGCGGCCAGGGAAACGCTCAATCGGCATCGCAAGACGCATACGGGCGATAAGCGGCATGTCTGCACGGAATGTGGCAAGCGTTTCATCCAAGCAACCCAGCTTCGCACGCATATGTTCAAGCACACCGGAATGAGTGACTTCAAATGTGGCCAGTGTGATAAGATGTTTGTGCGTAAAAACCAGCTCACCGAGCACGTCATGCTCGTGCACCAGGGCAAGGAACCATTTCAATGCGACTACTGCGACAGGGAATTTTTGCGCAAGGAGGATTTACAGCGCCACATGGTTCAACATACTGGAGAGAGGA ATTACGAATGCCCAACTTGTTCGAAAACATTTGCAGTAAAAACAGCCCTTTCGGTACACATGAAAACGCACATCATACAGAAACCGGTCAAATGCAGAATCTGCCATGGATCCTTCATACGAAACGATTGCCTCGTGCGCCACATGAAAGCGAAGCACCG TGAGGATTGTCAAGAGTTACTTGAGGAATCAGACGAGTCTCCGGTCGCTGGAGTAGCCAATGAAGCAACGGTTGAGATCAACGGTGAAGTCTATCAGATCACGTCGATGGATGAGCAGGAGGCCGAACCGATACTTCATGATGAGGTGGAGGTTATGGAGCTGGACGTTGTTGCTGAGGAATCGGTCGTAACAACGGCAGACGCTACGATTATAGCGACAGCGGATGTCGATGATTCCAACAAAGAGTGTAGCGGTACGATGCTCAAAGCTGTTCCCGAGTTCGTTAATGTTAAGCAGGAGTCTACCGTGGTTAcggcgaaaaagaaaagaatagaaTTGCAAGAAAGATCAAATCCTAAAACGAAAGCAGAGATCACGCCAACAACTTCTTTGCCCGCTGCAAATAAGATTCGCAATGTACGAACAACCACAGTAAAAGTGGTTCAGAAAACGGCTGCATCTTCATCTTCGGCTATCAAGCCCGAGAAGGTTGAACCAGTTCGCGAATCGAATTTGACGAAGGCACGCGCTCTGAAATCTCGAGCAGTACCGGTAAAACGATCAcgaccggatgatgatggcatacCCATCTTTCTTAGCGATGCAATGTTGATGGAGAAGATTTCGGAACTACTGGAAATGTTGATTGGCGAAGAAATGTTGAAGGAGTTCGGTTGGCCAAAAGCGCCCGTCGATGAGGTGCTGGTTCGTGTGATTTCTCGTTGTGGTCAACAGCCGGCTAAAGGCGAGGAAGTGGGTGATCATACGACGCGTATGCGTGAGAACACCAAAATCCTGTTCTCCGTgacgatggatgatggtgacgTGAAGGCTCTGCTTAACAACCATACTGTGGACGAGGTCATCATGCATGTCCTAAAAAGCAAATAG
- the LOC125959094 gene encoding vesicle transport through interaction with t-SNAREs homolog 1B, producing MGDYDWTEHHRQQVLQGRQILERTSASLARSNQIAIETEHTGHEVISELEVQRESLLRSQRRLENANEHLSKSGAILRAMKRNLLYNKLILILIIVMEVVILAGMIYLKFIS from the exons ATGGGAGATTATGATTGGACggagcatcatcgtcagcaggtTTTGCAAGGACGCCAGATATTGGAGCGAACCTCCGCAAGCCTCGCCCGTTCGAACCAGATcgcaatcgaaaccgaacacaCCGGCCATGAG GTAATCTCGGAGCTGGAAGTTCAGCGGGAATCCCTACTACGCAGTCAACGGCGGCTGGAGAATGCGAACGAACATCTCAGCAAATCTGGTGCCATCCTACGTGCGATGAAACGGAACCTTCTTTACAACAAGCTCATACTGATTCTCATCATCGTAATGGAGGTAGTGATCCTCGCCGGTATGATCTACTTGAAGTTTATCAGCTAA
- the LOC125959072 gene encoding fibroblast growth factor receptor homolog 1-like isoform X2, producing MLSTEVNHLPGGVLCRVATALLLLLLLLVSSHVGQVSTYKLSSSDPDTIRINLGNRKLVKETVPLYTKLVIKCNFDSPIWYRNGKLIPNDPKRSKSLRFESVRKTDAGYYSCGSVYNEWSNLTLSVFSRETDHYQSDGAVGVANLERKSLQGAVPAALDPTDIDDNELKEGPPRLLGGTEQRSHLQQEVREVGGSYRLQCDAVGQPEPYIRWLKNGKEYQDNLQESTIVFRQLVSSDAGVYVCQVCNRHGCVNSTTVLEVRDHQDVAYLQHNNMESHSQLQEDLQTAQEQEKPRKMQLFSGASSNHQTGGGVDEDEDEDDENDEGAPSQDGMDDNHEDNKMNNGGATNRSTTPPVDSAPYFVKKEHMAKLVPKPSGSFVRLRCPAEGYPKPNITWTKDGRDIERSMGQAKKVNWAIVLEDLVPDDSGFYTCHVCNRVGCVNYTTKLEVNDRVNHKPIITKSLTNVTVEAGGNVTMDCKVLSDMTMHIQWIKYYGICSGNCINITKTERDSDNPEELRLVNVTHADEGWYTCVAANSLGASYDSAYLRVVDELPPDDTPTAHPVRTHSVLITVMTFVLCGCFMVLAIVVIVVCKKLKREKMKHRAMEHVNQWTKKVIVLKQAAVEGSIPGMTDALQMPIVRIEKKRSTLVQSGNCDPTMISEYEFPIDLNWEFPRNKLQLGKSLGEGMFGKVVMAEANGLVKGQPSTVVAVKMLKEGHTDADVKDLVCEMEVMKMIGKHVNIINLLGCCCKDGPLYVIVEYAPHGNLKNFLRSHRFGSNYEENNEKEKKILTQKELISFAYQIARGMEHLASRRCIHRDLAARNILVSDNYVMKIADFGLARDIHDQEYYRKTTTGKLPIRWMAPESLEEKFYDSQSDVWSFGVLLWEIMTLGGNPYPSIPTWDNLLEHLKKGKRMEKPPLCSIEIYLFMRECWHYRPEERPTFSEIVQHLDRLVSITSNEEYLDLGLPQLETPPSSDDSDDEDDVDDGEDQIGLEHERVHMYRFNRSYNNDSIY from the exons GCAACAGGAAGCTCGTGAAGGAGACGGTCCCGCTGTACACGAAGCTGGTCATCAAGTGTAACTTCGACAGCCCCATCTGGTACCGGAACGGCAAGCTGATACCGAACGATCCGAAGCGCTCGAAATC ATTACGATTTGAATCGGTTCGTAAGACGGATGCCGGGTACTACTCGTGTGGCTCGGTGTACAACGAATGGTCCAACCTGACGCTGTCAGTGTTCAGCCGAGAAACGGACCATTATCAAAGCGATGGTGCCGTTGGTGTGGCGAACCTGGAACGCAAGAGCCTCCAGGGAGCAGTACCGGCGGCGCTCGATCCTACCGACATCGACGATAACGAGCTAAAGGAGGGACCACCAAGACTGCTCGGTGGGACGGAACAACGGAGTCATCTCCAGCAGGAGGTACGCGAAGTTGGCGGCTCGTATCGGTTACAGTGTGACGCCGTCGGTCAACCTGAACCATACATTCGATGGCTGAAAAACGGTAAAGAGTACCAGGACAATCTGCAAGAATCGACGATCGTGTTCAGGCAGCTAGTGTCCAGCGATGCCGGGGTTTACGTGTGCCAGGTATGCAACCGACATGGTTGCGTCAACTCGACGACGGTTCTGGAAGTGCGTGATCATCAGGATGTGGCTTATCTGCAACATAACAACATGGAAAGCCATTCGCAGCTACAGGAAGATTTGCAAACCGCCCAGGAGCAAGAGAAGCCACGAAAGATGCAGTTGTTCTCTGGTGCGTCTAGCAACCATCAAACCGGGGGTGGAgtcgatgaagatgaggacgaAGATGACGAGAACGATGAAGGTGCTCCCTCCCAAGACGGGATGGATGATAATCACGAGGACAATAAAATGAATAATGGTGGAGCTACGAATCGTTCAACCACACCACCGGTCGACAGTGCGCCGTACTTTGTGAAGAAGGAGCATATGGCGAAGCTGGTGCCGAAACCTTCCGGTAGTTTCGTCCGTCTGCGATGTCCTGCCGAAGGTTACCCGAAGCCCAACATTACCTGGACGAAAGACGGGCGGGATATTGAGCGTAGCATGGGACAGGCAAAGAAGGTGAACTGGGCGATCGTGCTCGAGGATCTGGTACCGGATGATTCCGGTTTCTACACGTGCCATGTGTGTAATCGAGTAGGATGCGTCAACTACACCACCAAGCTCGAGGTCAATG ATCGTGTCAATCACAAACCAATCATTACGAAATCGTTGACAAATGTAACGGTGGAGGCGGGTGGCAATGTAACGATGGATTGTAAGGTTCTAAGTGATATGACCATGCACATTCAGTGGATCAAGTACTACGGAATCTGTTCGGGCAATTGTATCAATATCACGAAAACTGAG CGGGATTCAGACAATCCAGAAGAATTAAGACTGGTGAATGTTACTCATGCGGACGAAGGCTGGTATACGTGTGTGGCGGCGAATAGCCTAGGAGCGTCGTATGACAGTGCTTACCTCCGGGTTGTGGACGAATTACCACCGGATGACACACCTACGGCACATCCTGTACGAACCCATTCGGTCCTGATCACGGTGATGACCTTCGTCCTATGCGGGTGCTTCATGGTGCTTGCTATCGTGGTGATTGTGGTGTGCAAGAAGTTGAAGCGAGAAAAGATGAAGCATCGCGCCATGGAGCACGTTAATCAATGGACGAAAAAGGTGATTGTACTGAAGCAGGCCGCTGTCGAGGGTAGCATTCCCGGAATGACGGATGCACTG CAAATGCCGATCGTACGAATTGAGAAGAAACGATCCACGCTGGTGCAGAGTGGCAACTGTGATCCGACAATGATTTCGGAGTACGAATTTCCGATCGATCTGAACTGGGAGTTCCCCAGAAACAAGCTGCAACTGGGCAAGAGCCTTGGCGAGGGTATGTTTGGCAAGGTCGTAATGGCTGAAGCTAATGGCCTGGTCAAAGGACAACCatcgacggtggtggcagtgaaGATGCTGAAAG AGGGTCACACGGATGCGGACGTGAAAGATCTGGTTTGCGAGATGGAGGTGATGAAAATGATCGGAAAACATGTGAACATCATCAATttgcttggttgctgctgcaaagatGGACCATTGTACGTGATCGTGGAATATGCTCCGCATGGCAATCTGAAGAATTTCCTGCGCAGCCACCGTTTCGGTTCGAACTATGaggaaaacaatgaaaaggaaaagaagataCTCACGCAAAAGGAATTGATCTCTTTCGCCTACCAGATAGCGCGAGGAATGGAGCATTTGGCATCGAGGAGG TGCATCCATCGTGATTTGGCGGCGCGAAACATCCTGGTGAGCGATAACTATGTTATGAAAATCGCCGACTTTGGACTGGCCCGGGATATTCACGATCAGGAGTACTAtcggaagacgacgacgggcaaGTTGCCGATTCGCTGGATGGCACCTGAGTCGCTGGAAGAAAAGTTTTACGATTCCCAGAGCGATgt GTGGTCTTTTGGAGTTCTGCTTTGGGAAATTATGACGTTAGGAGGGAATCCGTATCCTTCCATACCTACCTGGGACAATCTGCTGGAACATTTGAAGAAGGGCAAACGGATGGAAAAGCCTCCGCTCTGTTCAATAGAAAT CTACTTATTTATGCGAGAATGTTGGCACTATCGACCAGAGGAACGACCGACGTTCAGTGAAATCGTTCAGCATTTGGATCGCCTCGTGAGCATAACTTCGAACGAGGAATACCTGGACTTGGGGCTGCCCCAACTGGAAACGCCACCATCCAGCGACGACagtgacgatgaagatgatgtggatgatggCGAGGATCAGATTGGTCTAGAGCATGAGCGTGTTCACATGTATCGATTCAATAGAAGCTACAACAACGATAGTATCTATTAA